In Nematostella vectensis chromosome 2, jaNemVect1.1, whole genome shotgun sequence, one genomic interval encodes:
- the LOC125560994 gene encoding NLR family CARD domain-containing protein 3-like isoform X1, with translation MEQCLHLLEPETLTWYSYVAGFAWFVVFVVFIGPTSDFYENESRADFKCKTESVKDNAWITKQCFGNYEKDYTKIIPIFVFVLINFFVILLVFVIYSCFTKRRVERIKNHETNDAELQPLQPSQPEKKTKLVWSYIGQLTARILLGIIFMVSQTGYFYPHGFPSNFECRSIKRQRNSTAVVIANITYDCYNQAASKKNHWVMGLLVVNGVFAFVAFVEFLWVLYTVKRRRACFNDLQFYQNFLGGSNKQQLKLSNIISKMKTNFLEHTKRLADLRTPFRSNPGEGRQPHDLETDKIYVNVTIHENRATMDFPHERSEQLKVYPPKRGKDTRELKQIADIIDAEHKNVLVVGRPGIGKTIMCTRLLRLWAESESSDEVALSIAFRNVSSTSDINIRDLLTLSTTTQGLDDNEISYILNYITANPSKLILCLDGVDEFSSRSNISQSEDLDLRSTDGKMAPHILFRKIWSRKLLCEATVITTTRPTAVECLRELPEDCLNRTVEILGFSFEQVKDYVTKFPESRPKIWEHIQQNANLLSLCYIPVNCFIICHCLLHSCDHLLPVKITEIYSIFVKIFFHKRNHNRKAYGCSKCDLRTYMYKPFEDLKPENEKVFKRLGELAFEGIRDGKLIFESVKIDDALLDCGLLHSLPEIPSNSLVEPPKQYFCFIHLTLQEFLAAKHVTDINSEEDLKSFVENHINDGAWQIVTRFVAGLSNTHEVTCRLLPERVTYQKEWPVAEDTTLAVDVCHCLYESASEMEAKALVQGKLEGMDLNIVDFSKCGLGPADMSAVVNVLKHAPNLNTLLITHNDIGLFGCKEVLTLLQNFGNKLTKLDLTFNSIGDEEAKYICEALRHENCKLTQLDLTTNNIGDEGAKYIGEALRHENCKLTTLNMSDNHIGEEGAKYIGEALGHENCKLTQLDISLNSIGEEGAKYIGEALGHENCKLTKLDINDNNIGEEGAKYIGEALGHENCKLTQLDISFNYIGDEEAKYICEALAHENCKLTHLNISFNNIGDEGAKYICEALRHENCKLTTLNMGDNHIGEEGAKYLGEALAHENCKLTHVEIFDEYRE, from the coding sequence ATGGAGCAGTGTCTTCACTTATTGGAACCAGAAACTCTGACTTGGTACAGCTATGTTGCGGGTTTTGCATGGTTTGTAGTATTTGTCGTGTTTATCGGCCCCACTTCGGATTTTTATGAGAACGAATCCCGCGCGGATTTCAAATGCAAGACAGAATCAGTGAAAGATAATGCTTGGATTACTAAACAATGCTTTGGAAATTACGAAAAGGACTACACGAAAATCATCCCTATATTCGTGTTTGTACTGATCAACTTTTTCGTTATCCTCCTTGTGTTTGTGATTTACTCGTGTTTTACAAAGAGGAGAGTCGAGAGGATTAAAAACCACGAAACAAATGATGCCGAACTCCAGCCACTTCAGCCATCCCAGCCAGAGAAGAAAACCAAATTAGTTTGGTCCTACATTGGTCAACTCACCGCAAGAATTCTATTGGGAATAATATTTATGGTGTCACAAACTGGGTATTTTTACCCTCATGGCTTCCCGTCGAACTTTGAATGCAGATCTATCAAACGGCAAAGGAATTCCACTGCTGTCGTTATCGCCAACATAACGTATGATTGCTATAATCAGGCGGCGAGTAAGAAAAATCATTGGGTAATGGGGTTATTGGTGGTAAATGGAGTTTTTGCTTTCGTTGCCTTCGTAGAATTTCTGTGGGTGTTATACACGGTTAAAAGAAGGAGAGCTTGTTTCAATGATTTGcaattttatcaaaatttcTTAGGAGGGTCCAATAAGCAACAACTTAAATTATCGAATATCATCagcaaaatgaaaacaaacttcTTGGAACACACAAAGAGACTTGCTGATCTCAGAACACCATTTCGTTCTAATCCTGGGGAAGGCCGTCAGCCACACGACCTGGAAACAGATAAGATTTATGTGAATGTCACAATCCATGAGAACAGAGCAACAATGGACTTCCCCCATGAAAGATCTGAACAATTGAAAGTGTACCCACCAAAACGTGGTAAGGACACTCGTGAGCTAAAACAGATAGCAGATATAATCGATGCTGAACACAAAAATGTGCTTGTTGTTGGCCGACCTGGCATTGGGAAGACAATAATGTGCACCAGGCTCCTGCGATTGTGGGCTGAAAGCGAGTCCAGTGATGAGGTAGCTTTGTCTATTGCTTTTCGGAATGTTTCCTCTACTTCTGACATCAATATCAGGGACCTTTTGACTCTTTCTACTACAACACAAGGACTTGATGATAATGAGATAAGCTACATTTTAAACTACATTACTGCAAAccctagcaagctcattttgtgtTTAGATGGTGTTGATGAATTTTCATCTAGATCAAATATTTCTCAAAGTGAAGATTTGGACTTAAGAAGCACAGATGGGAAAATGGCCCCACATATACTTTTTCGTAAGATATGGTCTAGAAAACTCCTATGCGAAGCAACAGTTATAACAACAACACGTCCAACTGCTGTTGAATGTCTGAGGGAACTTCCTGAAGACTGTTTGAATAGAACTGTTGAGATTCTTGGATTCTCATTTGAACAAGTCAAAGACTATGTCACCAAATTTCCCGAGAGCCGACCAAAGATATGGGAACACATACAACAGAATGCAAATCTACTTTCCCTCTGCTACATTCCAGTAAACTGCTTTATTATTTGTCATTGTCTTCTTCATAGTTGTGATCATTTGCTGCCTGTAAAGATTACAGagatttacagtatttttgtgaaaatattCTTCCACAAGCGAAATCACAACAGAAAAGCGTATGGATGTTCAAAATGTGACCTTAGAACTTACATGTACAAACCCTTTGAAGACCTGAAACCTGAAAATGAAAAGGTGTTCAAGAGGCTTGGAGAGCTAGCATTTGAAGGAATTAGAGATGGGAAGTTGATATTCGAGTCTGTTAAGATAGATGATGCATTATTAGATTGTGGGCTGCTTCACAGTTTACCTGAAATACCTTCAAATTCACTGGTGGAGCCCCCTAAACAATACTTTTGCTTTATTCACCTGACACTGCAGGAGTTTCTAGCAGCTAAACATGTGACAGACATAAATTCGGAAGAAGATTTAAAGAGCTTTGTTGAGAACCATATCAATGACGGTGCATGGCAAATAGTCACAAGGTTTGTGGCAGGGCTTTCCAATACCCATGAAGTCACATGCAGACTCCTTCCAGAAAGGGTGACTTATCAAAAGGAGTGGCCAGTTGCAGAAGACACAACACTTGCTGTGGATGTGTGCCACTGCTTATATGAATCAGCTAGTGAGATGGAGGCTAAAGCATTGGTGCAGGGTAAACTTGAAGGAATGGACTTAAATATAGTTGACTTTTCCAAATGTGGACTTGGACCCGCTGACATGTCTGCTGTTGTGAATGTATTGAAGCATGCACCTAACCTCAATACACTATTAATAACCCATAATGATATTGGTTTGTTTGGCTGTAAGGAAGTTCTAACATTGTTGCAGAATTTTGGCAATAAACTTACTAAATTGGACCTCACATTCAACAGCATAGGAGATGAAGAAGCAAAGTACATATGTGAGGCACttagacatgagaattgtaaacttactcaATTGGACCTCACAACCAACAACATAGGAgatgaaggagcaaagtacataggtgaggcacttagacatgagaattgtaaacttactacGTTGAACATGAGTGATAACCATATAGGAGaagaaggagcaaagtacataggtgaggcacttggacatgagaattgtaaacttactcagTTGGACATCAGCTTAAATAGTATAGGAGaagaaggagcaaagtacataggtgaggcacttggacatgagaattgtaaacttactaaGTTGGACATCAACGATAATAATATAGGAGAAGAAGGAGCAAAGTATATAGGTGAGGCACTtggacatgagaattgtaaacttactcagTTGGACATCAGCTTTAATTATATAGGAGATGAAGAAGCAAAGTACATATGTGAGGCACTTGcacatgagaattgtaaacttactcatTTGAACATCAGCTTTAATAATATAGGAgatgaaggagcaaagtacatatgTGAGGCACttagacatgagaattgtaaacttactacGTTGAACATGGGTGATAACCATATAGGAGaagaaggagcaaagtacttaggtgaggcacttgcacatgagaattgtaaacttactcatGTGGAAATCTTTGATGAATATAGGGAatga
- the LOC125560994 gene encoding NLR family CARD domain-containing protein 3-like isoform X2 — protein MEQCLHLLEPETLTWYSYVAGFAWFVVFVVFIGPTSDFYENESRADFKCKTESVKDNAWITKQCFGNYEKDYTKIIPIFVFVLINFFVILLVFVIYSCFTKRRVERIKNHETNDAELQPLQPSQPEKKTKLVWSYIGQLTARILLGIIFMVSQTGYFYPHGFPSNFECRSIKRQRNSTAVVIANITYDCYNQAASKKNHWVMGLLVVNGVFAFVAFVEFLWVLYTVKRRRACFNDLQFYQNFLGGSNKQQLKLSNIISKMKTNFLEHTKRLADLRTPFRSNPGEGRQPHDLETDKIYVNVTIHENRATMDFPHERSEQLKVYPPKRGKDTRELKQIADIIDAEHKNVLVVGRPGIGKTIMCTRLLRLWAESESSDEVALSIAFRNVSSTSDINIRDLLTLSTTTQGLDDNEISYILNYITANPSKLILCLDGVDEFSSRSNISQSEDLDLRSTDGKMAPHILFRKIWSRKLLCEATVITTTRPTAVECLRELPEDCLNRTVEILGFSFEQVKDYVTKFPESRPKIWEHIQQNANLLSLCYIPVNCFIICHCLLHSCDHLLPVKITEIYSIFVKIFFHKRNHNRKAYGCSKCDLRTYMYKPFEDLKPENEKVFKRLGELAFEGIRDGKLIFESVKIDDALLDCGLLHSLPEIPSNSLVEPPKQYFCFIHLTLQEFLAAKHVTDINSEEDLKSFVENHINDGAWQIVTRFVAGLSNTHEVTCRLLPERVTYQKEWPVAEDTTLAVDVCHCLYESASEMEAKALVQGKLEGMDLNIVDFSKCGLGPADMSAVVNVLKHAPNLNTLLITHNDIGLFGCKEVLTLLQNFGNKLTKLDLTFNSIGDEEAKYICEALRHENCKLTQLDLTTNNIGDEEAKYICEALAHENCKLTHLNISFNNIGDEGAKYICEALRHENCKLTTLNMGDNHIGEEGAKYLGEALAHENCKLTHVEIFDEYRE, from the exons ATGGAGCAGTGTCTTCACTTATTGGAACCAGAAACTCTGACTTGGTACAGCTATGTTGCGGGTTTTGCATGGTTTGTAGTATTTGTCGTGTTTATCGGCCCCACTTCGGATTTTTATGAGAACGAATCCCGCGCGGATTTCAAATGCAAGACAGAATCAGTGAAAGATAATGCTTGGATTACTAAACAATGCTTTGGAAATTACGAAAAGGACTACACGAAAATCATCCCTATATTCGTGTTTGTACTGATCAACTTTTTCGTTATCCTCCTTGTGTTTGTGATTTACTCGTGTTTTACAAAGAGGAGAGTCGAGAGGATTAAAAACCACGAAACAAATGATGCCGAACTCCAGCCACTTCAGCCATCCCAGCCAGAGAAGAAAACCAAATTAGTTTGGTCCTACATTGGTCAACTCACCGCAAGAATTCTATTGGGAATAATATTTATGGTGTCACAAACTGGGTATTTTTACCCTCATGGCTTCCCGTCGAACTTTGAATGCAGATCTATCAAACGGCAAAGGAATTCCACTGCTGTCGTTATCGCCAACATAACGTATGATTGCTATAATCAGGCGGCGAGTAAGAAAAATCATTGGGTAATGGGGTTATTGGTGGTAAATGGAGTTTTTGCTTTCGTTGCCTTCGTAGAATTTCTGTGGGTGTTATACACGGTTAAAAGAAGGAGAGCTTGTTTCAATGATTTGcaattttatcaaaatttcTTAGGAGGGTCCAATAAGCAACAACTTAAATTATCGAATATCATCagcaaaatgaaaacaaacttcTTGGAACACACAAAGAGACTTGCTGATCTCAGAACACCATTTCGTTCTAATCCTGGGGAAGGCCGTCAGCCACACGACCTGGAAACAGATAAGATTTATGTGAATGTCACAATCCATGAGAACAGAGCAACAATGGACTTCCCCCATGAAAGATCTGAACAATTGAAAGTGTACCCACCAAAACGTGGTAAGGACACTCGTGAGCTAAAACAGATAGCAGATATAATCGATGCTGAACACAAAAATGTGCTTGTTGTTGGCCGACCTGGCATTGGGAAGACAATAATGTGCACCAGGCTCCTGCGATTGTGGGCTGAAAGCGAGTCCAGTGATGAGGTAGCTTTGTCTATTGCTTTTCGGAATGTTTCCTCTACTTCTGACATCAATATCAGGGACCTTTTGACTCTTTCTACTACAACACAAGGACTTGATGATAATGAGATAAGCTACATTTTAAACTACATTACTGCAAAccctagcaagctcattttgtgtTTAGATGGTGTTGATGAATTTTCATCTAGATCAAATATTTCTCAAAGTGAAGATTTGGACTTAAGAAGCACAGATGGGAAAATGGCCCCACATATACTTTTTCGTAAGATATGGTCTAGAAAACTCCTATGCGAAGCAACAGTTATAACAACAACACGTCCAACTGCTGTTGAATGTCTGAGGGAACTTCCTGAAGACTGTTTGAATAGAACTGTTGAGATTCTTGGATTCTCATTTGAACAAGTCAAAGACTATGTCACCAAATTTCCCGAGAGCCGACCAAAGATATGGGAACACATACAACAGAATGCAAATCTACTTTCCCTCTGCTACATTCCAGTAAACTGCTTTATTATTTGTCATTGTCTTCTTCATAGTTGTGATCATTTGCTGCCTGTAAAGATTACAGagatttacagtatttttgtgaaaatattCTTCCACAAGCGAAATCACAACAGAAAAGCGTATGGATGTTCAAAATGTGACCTTAGAACTTACATGTACAAACCCTTTGAAGACCTGAAACCTGAAAATGAAAAGGTGTTCAAGAGGCTTGGAGAGCTAGCATTTGAAGGAATTAGAGATGGGAAGTTGATATTCGAGTCTGTTAAGATAGATGATGCATTATTAGATTGTGGGCTGCTTCACAGTTTACCTGAAATACCTTCAAATTCACTGGTGGAGCCCCCTAAACAATACTTTTGCTTTATTCACCTGACACTGCAGGAGTTTCTAGCAGCTAAACATGTGACAGACATAAATTCGGAAGAAGATTTAAAGAGCTTTGTTGAGAACCATATCAATGACGGTGCATGGCAAATAGTCACAAGGTTTGTGGCAGGGCTTTCCAATACCCATGAAGTCACATGCAGACTCCTTCCAGAAAGGGTGACTTATCAAAAGGAGTGGCCAGTTGCAGAAGACACAACACTTGCTGTGGATGTGTGCCACTGCTTATATGAATCAGCTAGTGAGATGGAGGCTAAAGCATTGGTGCAGGGTAAACTTGAAGGAATGGACTTAAATATAGTTGACTTTTCCAAATGTGGACTTGGACCCGCTGACATGTCTGCTGTTGTGAATGTATTGAAGCATGCACCTAACCTCAATACACTATTAATAACCCATAATGATATTGGTTTGTTTGGCTGTAAGGAAGTTCTAACATTGTTGCAGAATTTTGGCAATAAACTTACTAAATTGGACCTCACATTCAACAGCATAGGAGATGAAGAAGCAAAGTACATATGTGAGGCACttagacatgagaattgtaaacttactcaATTGGACCTCACAACCAACAACATAGGAg ATGAAGAAGCAAAGTACATATGTGAGGCACTTGcacatgagaattgtaaacttactcatTTGAACATCAGCTTTAATAATATAGGAgatgaaggagcaaagtacatatgTGAGGCACttagacatgagaattgtaaacttactacGTTGAACATGGGTGATAACCATATAGGAGaagaaggagcaaagtacttaggtgaggcacttgcacatgagaattgtaaacttactcatGTGGAAATCTTTGATGAATATAGGGAatga
- the LOC125561000 gene encoding uncharacterized protein LOC125561000, translating into MMSCKTRNGKGCIGRLYQLSEELSRVAKLPVGSHVCRRHWDTLRRSNLRCSCPMHDKQLPSRLNKQPIPSRFYPVFDEIGLTVAGYQPGTRWCYRCKLLAYKKFESRPQTSRKPVEEKANSSTSAIGTEQQLQKIFQFTGSPILHLHEILQDISMSAPTISQLDQTKEQF; encoded by the exons ATGATGAGTTGCAAAACTAGAAACGGGAAAGGATGCATTGGTCGACTTTACCAGCTTTCCGAGGAGCTTAGTCGTGTCGCTAAGTTGCCGGTAGGTTCGCATGTTTGCCGGCGACATTGGGATACGTTACGAAGAAGCAACTTGCGCTGCTCATGTCCCATGCACGATAAACAACTGCCCTCACGTCTGAACAAGCAACCTATTCCAAGTCGTTTTTATCCGGTATTTGACGAGATTGGGCTAACAGTGGCAGGATACCAGCCTGGTACTCGGTGGTGTTACCGGTGCAAGTTGCTCGCCTATAAGAAATTTGAAAGCCGTCCTCAAACAAGTAGAAAACCAGTCGAG GAAAAAGCAAATAGTAGTACATCCGCCATCGGCACagaacaacaactacaaaag ATATTTCAGTTTACGGGATCCCCTATTCTACACCTCCATGAAATTTTGCAAGATATATCTATGTCAGCACCTACCATATCCCAACTGGATCAAACAAAGGAACAATTTTGA
- the LOC125561001 gene encoding uncharacterized protein LOC125561001 — MRKVILATEKGFLIVQLLDDFHNILTVRLPTNLKLSLATHMASGLLDIHPSIPAVPIPTRDTRHSRVIVKIGNENKICRGGIVLDYIKELFRRPVLSRMYLETNHQCISSKYIQQQLKELRVYSGLSHDELCTLESTNLIDEFEQSLKSMEDYKSAIDHIFLCCPQLEHYLKKFVVPAPGDWPTWFYQKKLIAQEVNADASFLSVIPEQGPFHVFLNLQEDVVTIYDFLFKKVYKETFGSDLPNKPKPFRVSLVITAVFLAWGK, encoded by the exons ATGAGAAAGGTTATCCTGGCAACAGAG AAAGGATTCCTAATTGTACAACTGTTGGATGACTTCCATAATATTTTGACTGTTAGACTACCAACAAATCTGAAGCTATCATTAGCTACGCACATGGCTAGTGGCCTactggacatccatccttcaatTCCTGCTGTTCCTATCCCTACAAGAGATACAAGACACAGCCGAGTGATTGTGAAGATAgggaatgaaaataaaatttgcagAGGAGGAATTGTTCTAGACTACATAAAAGAGTTGTTTCGAAGACCAGTGTTATCAAGAATGTACTTGGAAACAAATCACCAATGCATTTCATCAAAATACATCCAACAACAACTAAAGGAATTGAG gGTCTATTCTGGGTTGTCGCACGATGAGCTCTGTACCCTTGAGTCTACTAATTTAATAGATGAGTTTGAGCAATCTTTGAAAAGTATGGAGGACTATAAATCAGCCATTGATCACATATTCCTGTGCTGTCCACAACTGGAACATTACTTGAAAAAATTTGTAGTACCAGCACCCGGGGACTGGCCAACTTGGTTTTATCAAAAGAAACTCATTGCTCAAGAAGTCAATGCAGATGCCAGTTTCCTATCAGTCATCCCAGAGCAGGGCCCATTTCATGTTTTCCTGAATCTACAAGAAGATGTTGTAACAATTTATGActtcttatttaaaaaagtttaCAAAGAGACATTTGGATCTGACTTACCCAACAAGCCAAAGCCTTTTCGCGTCAGCCTGGTAATAACTGCTGTTTTTCTGGCATGGGGCAAATAA
- the LOC125560993 gene encoding protein NLRC3-like codes for MEQCLHLLEPETLTWYSYVAGFAWFVVFVVFIGPTSDFYENESRADFKCKTESVKDNAWITKQCFGNYEKDYTKIIPIFVFVLINFFVILLVFVIYSCFTKRRVERIKNHETNDAELQPLQPSQPEKKTKLVWSYIGQLTARILLGIIFMVSQTGYFYPHGFPSNFECRSIKRQRNSTAVVIANITYDCYNQAASKKNHWVMGLLVVNGVFAFVAFVEFLWVLYTVKRRRACFNDLQFYQNFLGGSNKQQLKLSNIISKMKTNFLEHTKRLADLRTPFRSNPGEGRQPHDLETDKIYVNVTIHENRATMDFPHERSEQLKVYPPKRGKDTRELKQIADIIDAEHKNVLVVGRPGIGKTIMCTRLLRLWAESESSDEVALSIAFRNVSSTSDINIRDLLTLSTTTQGLDDNEIIYILNYITANPSKLILCLDGVDEFSSRSNISQSEDLDLRSTDGKMAPHILFRKIWSRKLLCEATVITTTRPTAVECLRELPEDCLNRTVEILGFSFEQVKDYVTKFSESRPKIWEHIQQNANLLSLCYIPVNCFIICHCLLHSCDHLLPVKITEIYSIFVKIFFHKRNHNRKAYGCSKCDLRTYMYKPFEDLKPENEKVFKRLGELAFEGIRDGKLIFESVKIDDALLDCGLLHSLPEIPSNSLVEPPKQYFCFIHLTLQEFLAAKHVTDTNSEEDLKSFVENHINDGAWQIVTRFVAGLSNTHEVTCRLLPERVTDQKEWPVAEDTTLAVDVCHCLYESASEMEAKALLQGKLEGMDLNIVDFSKCGLGPADMSAFVNVLKHAPNLNTLLITHNDIGLFGCKEVLTLLQNFGNKLTKLDLTFNSIGDKEAKYIGEALRHENCKLTQLDLTSNNIGDEEAKYICEALAHENCKLTQLDISFNNIGEEGAKYIGEALGHENCKLTQLDISFNYIGEEGAKYIGEALGHENCKLTQLDISLNNIGEEGAKYIGEALGHENCKLTKLDINDNNIGEEGAKYIGEALGHENCKLTQLDISYNYIGDEEAKYICEALAHENCKLTHLNISFNNIGDEGAKYICEALRHENCKLTTLNMGDNHIGEEGAKYLGEALAHENCKLTHVEIFDEYRE; via the coding sequence ATGGAGCAGTGTCTTCACTTATTGGAACCAGAAACTCTGACTTGGTACAGCTATGTTGCGGGTTTTGCATGGTTTGTAGTATTTGTCGTGTTTATCGGCCCCACTTCGGATTTTTATGAGAACGAATCCCGCGCGGATTTCAAATGCAAGACAGAATCAGTGAAAGATAATGCTTGGATTACTAAACAATGCTTTGGAAATTACGAAAAGGACTACACGAAAATCATCCCTATATTCGTGTTTGTACTGATCAACTTTTTCGTTATCCTCCTTGTGTTTGTGATTTACTCGTGTTTTACAAAGAGGAGAGTCGAGAGGATTAAAAACCACGAAACAAATGATGCCGAACTCCAGCCACTTCAGCCATCCCAGCCAGAGAAGAAAACCAAATTAGTTTGGTCCTACATTGGTCAACTCACCGCAAGAATTCTATTGGGAATAATATTTATGGTGTCACAAACTGGGTATTTTTACCCTCATGGCTTCCCGTCGAACTTTGAATGCAGATCTATCAAACGGCAAAGGAATTCCACTGCTGTCGTTATCGCCAACATAACGTATGATTGCTATAATCAGGCGGCGAGTAAGAAAAATCATTGGGTAATGGGGTTATTGGTGGTAAATGGAGTTTTTGCTTTCGTTGCCTTCGTAGAATTTCTGTGGGTGTTATACACGGTTAAAAGAAGGAGAGCTTGTTTCAATGATTTGcaattttatcaaaatttcTTAGGAGGGTCCAATAAGCAACAACTTAAATTATCGAATATCATCagcaaaatgaaaacaaacttcTTGGAACACACAAAGAGACTTGCTGATCTCAGAACACCATTTCGTTCTAATCCTGGGGAAGGCCGTCAGCCACACGACCTGGAAACAGATAAGATTTATGTGAATGTCACAATCCATGAGAACAGAGCAACAATGGACTTCCCCCATGAAAGATCTGAACAATTGAAAGTGTACCCACCAAAACGTGGTAAGGACACTCGTGAGCTAAAACAGATAGCAGATATAATCGATGCTGAACACAAAAATGTGCTTGTTGTTGGCCGACCTGGCATTGGGAAGACAATAATGTGCACCAGGCTCCTGCGATTGTGGGCTGAAAGCGAGTCCAGTGATGAGGTAGCTTTGTCTATTGCTTTTCGGAATGTTTCCTCTACTTCTGACATCAATATCAGGGACCTTTTGACTCTTTCTACTACAACACAAGGACTTGATGATAATGAGATAATCTACATTTTAAACTACATTACTGCAAAccctagcaagctcattttgtgtTTAGATGGTGTTGATGAATTTTCATCTAGATCAAATATTTCTCAAAGTGAAGATTTGGACTTAAGAAGCACAGATGGGAAAATGGCCCCACATATACTTTTTCGTAAGATATGGTCTAGAAAACTCCTATGCGAAGCAACAGTTATAACAACAACACGTCCAACTGCTGTTGAATGTCTGAGGGAACTTCCTGAAGACTGTTTGAATAGAACTGTTGAGATTCTTGGATTCTCATTTGAACAAGTCAAAGACTATGTCACCAAATTTTCCGAGAGCCGACCAAAGATATGGGAACACATACAACAGAATGCAAATCTACTTTCCCTCTGCTACATTCCAGTAAACTGCTTTATTATTTGTCATTGTCTTCTTCATAGTTGTGATCATTTGCTGCCTGTAAAGATTACAGagatttacagtatttttgtgaaaatattCTTCCACAAGCGAAATCACAACAGAAAAGCGTATGGATGTTCAAAATGTGACCTTAGAACTTACATGTACAAACCCTTTGAAGACCTGAAACCTGAAAATGAAAAGGTGTTCAAGAGGCTTGGAGAGCTAGCATTTGAAGGAATTAGAGATGGGAAGTTGATATTCGAGTCTGTTAAGATAGATGATGCATTATTAGATTGTGGGCTGCTTCACAGTTTACCTGAAATACCTTCAAATTCACTGGTGGAGCCCCCTAAACAATACTTTTGCTTTATTCACCTGACACTGCAGGAGTTTCTAGCAGCTAAACATGTGACAGACACAAATTCGGAAGAAGATTTAAAGAGCTTTGTTGAGAACCATATCAATGACGGTGCATGGCAAATAGTCACAAGGTTTGTGGCAGGGCTTTCCAATACCCATGAAGTCACATGCAGACTCCTTCCAGAAAGGGTGACTGATCAAAAGGAGTGGCCAGTTGCAGAAGACACAACACTTGCTGTGGATGTGTGCCACTGCTTATATGAATCAGCTAGTGAGATGGAGGCTAAAGCATTGCTGCAGGGTAAACTTGAAGGAATGGACTTAAATATAGTTGACTTTTCCAAATGTGGACTTGGACCCGCTGACATGTCTGCTTTTGTGAATGTATTGAAGCATGCACCTAACCTCAATACACTATTAATAACCCATAATGATATTGGTTTGTTTGGCTGTAAGGAAGTTCTAACATTGTTGCAGAATTTTGGCAATAAACTTACTAAATTGGACCTCACATTCAACAGCATAGGAGATAAAGAGgcaaagtacataggtgaggcacttagacatgagaattgtaaacttactcaATTGGACCTCACATCCAACAACATAGGAGATGAAGAAGCAAAGTACATATGTGAGGCACTTGcacatgagaattgtaaacttactcaATTGGACATCAGCTTTAATAATATAGGAGaagaaggagcaaagtacataggtgaggcacttggacatgagaattgtaaacttactcagTTGGACATCAGCTTTAATTATATAGGAGaagaaggagcaaagtacataggtgaggcacttggacatgagaattgtaaacttactcagTTGGACATCAGCTTAAATAATATAGGAGaagaaggagcaaagtacataggtgaggcacttggacatgagaattgtaaacttactaaGTTGGACATCAACGATAATAATATAGGAGAAGAAGGAGCAAAGTATATAGGTGAGGCACTtggacatgagaattgtaaacttactcagTTGGACATCAGCTATAATTATATAGGAGATGAAGAAGCAAAGTACATATGTGAGGCACTTGcacatgagaattgtaaacttactcatTTGAACATCAGCTTTAATAATATAGGAgatgaaggagcaaagtacatatgTGAGGCACttagacatgagaattgtaaacttactacGTTGAACATGGGTGATAACCATATAGGAGaagaaggagcaaagtacttaggtgaggcacttgcacatgagaattgtaaacttactcatGTGGAAATCTTTGATGAATATAGGGAatga